The following are encoded in a window of Spea bombifrons isolate aSpeBom1 chromosome 2, aSpeBom1.2.pri, whole genome shotgun sequence genomic DNA:
- the FAM110D gene encoding protein FAM110D, whose translation MIPVSPLLQKSVRGTSATDRLEADKAKYVKTPQVIERRQNPAINASLTPTVPQRSFTSNSCVPQREHCLNNSINPSMQRKTISQHCDKLRTDQYHCLNVTPTIPRRPLQPHHRTEAQADQNTATPSTSTKQNLRVSHDGNQQGQTTSSPHVHPQCLRRVSARRLYRPDSLIIYRQRRGVTLPGKENSEDGPGLVIRLLQGTPLLKRSNPLSRNSTHQRPQEIPASPREQKSIEGSLVCQPSCLLVPEKQKTAWDEQTFTTPTDVEKFFESCGLEGSLLNLLGNFYKMSGDTPLGSLESVNGVSGARGAPLNDDKEEKTPVSVIERNARVIKWIYSCQQARAVGGHKDKQIARESTV comes from the coding sequence ATGATTCCTGTATCCCCCCTTCTTCAGAAGTCTGTGAGAGGGACCTCAGCAACTGACCGTCTGGAAGCAGATAAAGCCAAGTATGTGAAGACGCCACAGGTGATCGAACGTAGGCAAAACCCAGCAATTAATGCCAGTCTGACACCAACTGTGCCACAAAGATCTTTTACTAGCAATAGCTGTGTGCCACAAAGAGAACATTGTCTCAACAATAGTATCAATCCTTCTATGCAAAGGAAAACCATTTCACAGCATTGTGATAAACTAAGGACAGATCAATATCACTGCTTAAATGTCACTCCTACAATACCCAGGAGACCACTTCAGCCACATCATAGGACTGAGGCACAGGCAGATCAGAATACTGCAACCCCCTCTACATCCACAAAACAGAATTTACgtgtatctcatgatggtaatcAGCAAGGGCAAACCACAAGTTCTCCACATGTCCATCCGCAGTGTTTGCGTAGGGTTAGCGCTAGGAGGCTTTATCGGCCCGACTCACTAATTATCTATCGGCAGAGACGTGGCGTGACACTACCTGGCAAAGAGAACAGTGAGGATGGACCAGGACTGGTCATACGGCTTCTTCAGGGGACGCCATTGCTTAAGAGGAGCAATCCTCTTTCACGTAATTCCACCCACCAAAGGCCTCAGGAAATTCCTGCCTCGCCTAGGGAGCAAAAAAGCATAGAAGGGTCTCTGGTCTGCCAGCCCTCTTGCCTTTTGGTCCCTGAAAAACAAAAGACTGCATGGGATGAACAGACCTTTACTACTCCTACTGATGTTGAAAAGTTTTTTGAGAGTTGTGGGTTGGAGGGAAGCCTTCTAAATCTATTAGGTAATTTCTACAAAATGAGTGGGGACACACCTTTAGGAAGCCTAGAATCAGTGAACGGTGTTAGTGGTGCTCGAGGAGCACCACTCAATGATGATAAAGAGGAAAAGACTCCAGTGTCTGTTATTGAGAGGAATGCACGGGTTATAAAGTGGATCTACAGCTGTCAACAAGCCAGGGCTGTTGGGGGTCATAAAGATAAGCAAATAGCACGGGAATCTACTGTGTAA
- the PDIK1L gene encoding serine/threonine-protein kinase PDIK1L, whose protein sequence is MVSSQPKYDLIREVGRGSYGVVYEALVRRTCQRVAVKKIRCQAPENVELALREFWALSSIQSQHPNVIHLEECVLQRDGTVQRMLHGSNSALYLPLVETSLKGEIAFDPRSTYCLWFVMDFCDGGDMNEYILTRRPSRRTNTSFMLQLSSALAFLHKNQIIHRDLKPDNILVCKSHNGLDEPTLKVADFGLSKVCSSSGLNPEEPASVNKSFLSTACGTDFYMAPEVWEGHYTAKADIFALGIILWALLERITITDTHTKKKLLGGYVQKESQVVPVGAALLENPKMELPLPIKKKSMNRHMKQLLHQMLSVNPQERPDAFQLELRLIQIAFRDYSWET, encoded by the exons ATGGTCAGCAGCCAACCCAAGTATGACCTGATCCGGGAGGTGGGCCGTGGTAGCTACGGTGTGGTGTACGAGGCTCTAGTGCGAAGGACCTGCCAAAGAGTAGCAGTGAAGAAAATCCGCTGCCAGGCGCCCGAAAATGTTGAGTTGGCATTGCGTGAGTTTTGGGCTCTGAGCAGCATCCAAAGCCAGCATCCAAATGTAATCCATTTAGAGGAATGCGTGCTGCAAAGGGATGGCACAGTGCAACGCATGTTACATGGCTCCAACTCTGCACTATACCTTCCG TTGGTAGAGACTTCTCTAAAGGGCGAGATTGCCTTTGACCCACGCAGCACCTATTGTCTATGGTTTGTGATGGATTTCTGTGATGGAGGGGACATGAATGAGTATATCCTGACCCGAAGGCCTAGCCGTCGCACCAACACCAGCTTTATGCTACAGCTAAGCAGTGCACTTGCATTTCTTCATAAAAACCAGATCATTCACCGTGACCTAAAGCCTGACAACATTCTTGTTTGTAAGTCCCATAATGGATTGGATGAACCTACCCTGAAAGTGGCTGACTTTGGGCTTAGTAAAGTATGTTCAAGCTCTGGACTGAATCCTGAGGAACCTGCTAGTGTTAACAAGAGCTTTTTGTCTACTGCCTGTGGCACAGATTTCTACATGGCCCCAGAGGTTTGGGAAGGACACTACACTGCCAAGGCAGACATTTTTGCATTGGGTATTATTTTGTGGGCTTTGTTAGAAAGGATTACAAttacagacactcacactaaaaaGAAGCTGCTGGGCGGCTATGTACAAAAAGAATCCCAAGTAGTGCCAGTGGGAGCGGCTCTATTAGAGAACCCGAAAATGGAGCTCCCTCTACCCATCAAGAAGAAGTCTATGAATCGACATATGAAGCAGCTGCTTCATCAGATGCTGTCAGTGAACCCTCAGGAGCGTCCTGATGCCTTTCAGTTGGAACTCCGACTCATTCAGATTGCTTTCAGAGACTATAGTTGGGAGACGTGA
- the C2H1orf232 gene encoding uncharacterized protein C1orf232 homolog: MSQGFWKVYKAKVLQTFNAEQDGETQEENDTTEIIEPESPDIGEEGLNMSQLAKKVQGAFGWRSVTSLFSKDEDQRMDQRAEYTTEQESEQPPCPPPQENPPERNPSALWGVFSSRWHQNSAERSQGRGVLAEPPVESSSTQQFEETPFRWGFLTSKLAELRSKGD; this comes from the exons ATGAGTCAAGGTTTCTGGAAAGTTTATAAAGCAAAAGTTCTTCAAACGTTCAATGCAGAACAAGATGGCGAAACACAGGAGGAg AATGACACCACAGAGATTATAGAGCCTGAAAGCCCAGACATCGGAGAAGAAGGGTTAAACATGTCACAGCTTgcaaaaaag GTTCAAGGTGCTTTTGGCTGGAGAAGTGTAACTTCCCTGTTCAGTAAAGATGAGGATCAGAGAATGGATCAGAGAGCAGAATATACAACAGAGCAAGAGTCAGAGCA gcctCCTTGTCCACCGCCTCAAGAAAACCCTCCAGAAAGAAATCCATCAGCACTGTGGGGTGTGTTCTCTAGCAGGTGGCACCAGAACTCAGCCGAGAGATCACAAGGAAGAGGGGTCCTGGCTGAGCCTCCCGTGGAGTCAAGCTCTACTCAGCAGTTTGAGGAAACTCCCTTCAGGTGGGGCTTCCTCACTAGTAAACTAGCTGAGTTGCGAAGCAAGGGTGATTAA